The Triticum aestivum cultivar Chinese Spring chromosome 4B, IWGSC CS RefSeq v2.1, whole genome shotgun sequence sequence gggctgcgacgcttatgtgaaagagtttcaggttgataagctcgaacccaaagcggataaaatgcatcttcataggacacccaaaacagttgggtatacctcctaattcagatccgaaagcaatagggattgtttcttgaatcgagtcctttctcgaggaaaagtttgtctcaaaaagttgagtgggaggatggtggagacttgatatggttattgaaccgtcactacaactagtgtgtagcagggcacaggaagttgttcctgtggtacctacaccaattgaagtagaagcttatgatagtgatcatgaaactttggatcaagtcactatcgtacctcgtagggtgacaaggatgcgtactgcttcagagtggtacagtaatcctatcttgaaggtcatgttgctagacaacaatgaacctacgagctatggagaagcgatggtgggcccaaattccgacaaatggttagaagccatgaaatccgagataggatccatgtatcagaacaaagcatggactttggtggacttacccaatgatcggcaagccattgagataaatggatctttaagaagaagacagacgtggatggtaatgtcaccatctatgaagctcgacttgtggcgaagagttttcacaagttcaaggagttgactacgatgagattttctcatccgtagtgatgcttaaagtccgtcggaatcatgttagcacaagctgcatttatgaaatctggcagatggatgtcaaaacgagtttccttaccagttttcgtaaggaaaggttgtatgcgatacaatcagaaagcttttgtcgatcctaaggatgctaaaaggtatgctagctctagcgatccttctaaggactggagtaagcatctcggagttggaacgtacgctttgatgagatgatcaaagattttggatttatacaaagtttatgagaaacttgtatttccaaagaagtgagtgggagcactatagaatttctgatgagtatatgttgttgacatgttgatgatcagaaatgatgtagaattaaagcatatagggttatttgaaaagtgtttttcaatagaaaaactggattaagctacttgaacattgagcatcaagatctatgaggatagatcaaagacgcttaatggtactttcaaatgagcatataccttgacatgatcttgaaggtgttcaagatgaatcagtcaaagaaggagttcttgcctgagatgtaaggtatgaagttaagagttaaagctcgaccatggcagaagagagagaaaggacgaatgtcgtcccctatgtttcagacgtaggctctatagtatgctatgctgtgtaccgcaccggaagtgtgccttgccatgagtcagtcaaggggtacaagaatgatccaggaatggatcattggacagtggtcaaaattgtccttggagtaaaataaggacatgtttctcgattatggaggtgataaagagttcagcataaagggttacgtcgatgcaagctttaacacctatccgaatgactctgagtagcaaaccggatacgtatagtggagcaaccatttggaatagctccaagtggagcgtggaagcaacatttacaatatgacctagagatttgtgaagtacatacggatctgaatgttgcagacccgtttactaaaacctctctcacaagcaaaacttgACCAAACCCCAGAATTCAtcgagtcttaatcacatgatgatgtgaactagtttactgacactagtaaactctttggatgttggtcacatagtgatgtgacctgtgagtgttaatcacatggcgatgtgaactagattattgactctagtgcaagtgggagactgttggaaatatgccctagaggcaataataaattagttgttattatatttccttgttcatgataatcgtttattatccatgctataattgtattgataggaaactcagatacatgtgtgggtacatagacaacaccatgtccctagtaagcctctagttgactagctcgttgatcaatagatggttacggtttcctgaccatggacattggatgtcattgataacgggatcacatcattagcagaatgatgtgatggacaagacccaatcctaagcctagcacaaagatcgtagttcgtatgctaaagattttctaatgtcaagtatcttttccttagaccatgagattgtgcaactcccggataccataggaatgctttgggtgtaccaaacgtcacaacgtaactgggtggctataaaggtgcactacaggtatctccgaaagtgtctgttgggttggcacgaatcgagactgggatttgtcactccgtgtaaacggagagatatctctgggcccactcggtaggacatcatcataatgtgcacaatgtgaccaaggggttgatcacgagatgatgtgttacggaacgagtaaagagacttgccggtaacgagattgaacaaggtatcggcataccgacgatcgaatctcgggcaagtacaataccgctagacaaagggaattgtatacgggattgattgaatccttgacatcgtggttcatccgatgagatcatcgtggaacatgtgggagccaacatgggtatccagatcccgctgttggttattgaccggagaacgtcttggtcatgtctgcatgattctcgaacccgtagggtctacacacttaaggttcgatgacgctagggttataaaggaagtttgtatgtggttaccgaatgttgttcgcagtcccggatgagatcccggacgtcacgaggagttccggaatggtccggaggtaaagatttatatatggaaagttgttgttcgggttccgggaaaagttcgggttttttcggtattgtaccgggaagcttccagaaggttctggaggattccggaggggtccggaggtccggaaattgctccaccacgtccaatacagtagcatgggctgcaagggggcgccctagccttaatgggccaggggcaccagccccccaaggcccatgcgcatgggaaggggaaaaccctaaggaggagggcctccacttgacttgggaggcactcctcccccccttggccaccgccccctcctcagattggatctgagggggccggcccccctctcccttgcccctatatatatgtggggggtgggagggcagccgcaccacaagttctggcgcagccctccccctctcccaagtactcctcctctcccgcggtgcttggcgaagccctgcaggattgccacgctcctccatcaccaccacgccattgtgctgctgctggatggagtcttcctcaacctctccctctctccttgctggatcaaggcatgggagacgtcactgggctgtacgtgcgttgaacgcggaggtgccgtccgtttggcactaggatctccggtgatttggatcacgacgagtacgactccttcaaccccgttctcttgaacgcttccgcttagcgatctacaagggtatatagatgcactctccttcccctcgttgctggtttctccatagataaatcttggtgacatgtaggaaaattttgaatttctgctacgttccccaacaccaacaactcctacaaagtacttctagtttcatacttgtactaggtaaagcgaacgtcaagcgtgcgtagagtcgtatcagtggccgataggacttgagagagtatttgttctacttttagctcctcgttgggttcaacactcttgtttatcgaaagaggctacaactatcccctatacttgtgggttatcagagaccAGGGTTCGATCCCTGGTTCCTTCCCCTTTTTACTCCTTATAGGAagcgcgcctcctcctcccgcaCGAAGTAATGGCTATGTGGGTGGTGGCGCCCCTTGTTTTTTATTCCGTTTTTTCTTTCtgcttttgtttttccttttttaaaTTAATTCAGGATTTTCAAAAGAACCAAATTTTAAAAATTTATGAGTTTTAAAAATATACATTGAGAAATCATAACCTTtgtgtgaattcaaaaaatatttgaaaaatcaTAAAATGTACATGATTTCAAAAAATTGTACGCACCTTATAAAAAATTTAATGATTTCAAATATATGTTCATGAAATaaacttttttaaaataatcatgtatttaaaacatatctgggaattttaaaaatgtacatgaattttttgaaaatgttcacaaaaattaaaacCGATCCATGAAGAATGAACAAAATGAATCGTCCCTTGCATAGAAGTTTTATTAGGGGATCTATAGAGGTCGTTCtatgattttatttagtccctGGCGTCAGATAAAAAAAGATTTCCATGTTTTGTACAATATATTTTTTGTAAGCTATATAAAAATGACTAAAAGTCTATTTTGACACACCTTCCTATGGGTTAGTTTTTGTAAGCTATATAAAAATGACTAAATCTCTATTATGCCTTCATACACAACTATGTTTATTTTGGTGCCATAGTACTCGTTATGGTAAACACCGCTATCCTAGGCCAAGACGAGACACATGATTCATCAGTCTAGCTTAGGCAGGGTCCATCAATGCAGTTTGCTCAGCAATTTTTTTATTGTGGCGCTTTAAGAAATCAAATCATGATCAGACCATCACATTTTTAGTTTTTGAAATGACTTTTTTAAAGTCCCTTATCTCATCATGACATCACTCAAACACCGTTTGTAAAACGACATTTTAAAAGTCCTTATCTCATCCAGACTTTGATTCAGACCTTTTTTACATCCACCACACCTGCATAATCTGAtagtttttctcccgttgcaacacacaagCATATTTATTAGTGTGAATCAGTTTTAGTATACATTTACTCTTTTAGCAATgatattttatatatttttcaaAATGTTGTGTGAAATAACTCATATTCAAAGTTATACGCTTATAAGTGAGTGAATGCTTTGACCATATTAGTTCTTTAGCTATAAATTGTTTGTAAATTAGGGCCCCCATTTTGTATATCGCATCGGGGTCCCGAATTTATGAAGACGGCCCTGGTGCTCTTGTTGCAAGTTTATCAGCTCCAAGCTTCCTATTCGAAAAGAAAAAATGGGGGATTTTCAATCATTTGATTGTTCTAAATACAAATCTTTTTAAATTAGCACTATTATTATAATTTCAATACATTTTCTACAGATTAGTACGTTCTTACTAGTAAGAAACAACTTTATAAATTTTAATGCAAATGCAAAGAAACAATTAATTAACTTTAATCAATGCTTTCACTTCGCCATCTAGTCGAACCAAGCGCGACCCATCCGGCCTGGCCTGCCTTATCAGGCTTGTCCATCCCAGAAAGCAACGGCCAGGATTCCCCGAAGCCCTCCGCCCTCACCACCCCACCACCAAGCCTCTCCACCACGCCGCATCGGCGACTCAATCCAACGCCACCTTGCCTTGCCGCAAAACCCCACCGCGCCCGCCCCTGTCTATATATACGCCATTCCACCGGCTTCGCCCCCAAGCCGAAGGTAACCTCACAAGCGACACGCCGTCCTCGAGGCCGCGGGCGCCGcgcgaaccctagccgccactaCGATCGCCCGCACCGGTAAGGTCCCCCCACCGCCGATTCGGATCGGCTCCGATGCTTCGATCCGTGCGCCCCGATCGCCATTTCTGGGGTTTTAGGGTGCGGGTTTTGGCGTCTGATTTGGTTTTATGTTGCGCGATGCAGGGGGCTGCGCTATATGCTTCCGACGAAGAGAGCGGACGGCGCTGAGGACAGCGGCGACGCGGCGGCGAAGAAGGCACGGGTAGGGGAAtcggcggcggaggcggggtcGGAGGCCATGGTTGCCGGGGAGCCGGTCGGCGGGGGCAGTAACGGGAACGGGGTGGCGGAGATCGATGAGGACCTTCACAGCAGGCAGCTCGCCGTGTACGGGAGGGAGACGATGCGGCTGCTATTTGCGTCCAACGTGCTCGTCTCCGGCTTAAACGGGCTTGGGGCTGAGACCGGTGCGTGCCTCCTTCAATATGTGATTTAGTGCTTTATTTAGGAGTACATGGATATCTAATGTTGGCGTTGGTGGCGTTACTGTTGCGTTCTTATTTTGCTGCTCTTAAGTATTTGTTGGTAATTTGGAATCTGTAATTACTTGCTTAGTTGCTGGATTGAGAAACATGGATCTGCGATTACTTCAATTTATCCCATATATATGTGCAGACAGGGCTGAGTTGCTGGATAGAGAAATACATTTTGTATAGCTATCTGATTATCTGATGTCTTATATTTGTTCAAACAGAGTGAACCCTTAAATTACTGACATATGCTGCTATGATCATCAGACTGTTTGCTGCATCCTCTGTTTGTTGTGTTACATAGAGAAATGCAAATCAAATGTGTCCCTTTTCTGCTTGTTATGCAGATTGAATTATATTTTTCTGCCTAGAATTCCCAAGGCATGCCTTTATTGTAATACAAAAAGGCTGACTACTTCTATTCACTATGTGTTGTTGATTGTTTTGTGATCCTACTTCATGTTTACATTGGTAGCTTTTGTAATTGCCACTAGAAATAGGCGAGAAAATGGTACACACAGTTGATAGAATTACTGGTTTTGCAAACTGTGATAAGCGCTGAACTGCTTGTTGCCTTAGTGAAACTGTTTAATGTAATAGTTATGGAGCTGCAGCTACTAGTTCTGACTTATCGACTGACTGACATTATGGAAATCAGATTTGGGTGTCAGAATGATCTAGCCCAACATGTATTTTTCTGGCACTTTAGGCATGGATCTCTTGCAAGTCCTTTTAGAGGGGAGTGAGCACCCAGCGATTCTGTGGAATCAAACCTGAGATGTCCGAGGGACACACGCTGCATGTAGCAACCGAGCTATGGTATGCAGCACCGGTAACAGGACAAAAACCAATCTGAGTACCCTGGTTTGATAGGCGGTAGTTGCACAAGCAGATGAGCCTCCTGGAAAAGGAAATGCACAAGCAGATAAGCCTCCTGGAAAAGGAAAAATCTAGTTATTATACTGAGTTGGTAAAATTAGTGGATTGTTATTCTGTTCTTTTGCTCCTGTTCAGCCCAGGAACACGAGCTATGTAGCTAGCATTTTTATGTCTAATTGGGCAAGTAATATGGTTATAAATGAGCAATTATTTGCCTTTCTTCTCCTGCTCAGCCCAGGAACCTGAGTTATTTAGCATTTTCATGTCTCATGGGCAAAGTAATATGGTCCGTAATGAGcaattattttcctttttcctgtttGCCCATGCACACATCCTAATGCATGGTTTGTTTATTGTTATTTGTATGGTATTATCATACTCCTATGCGTGTGGGATTACATGATTTTTATAACTAATATATTTCTTCTATACAGCAAAGAATCTTGCTCTGGCGGGTGTTAAATCTGTCACCCTACATGATGTAGAAAATGTGGATATGTGGGACCTATCTGGCAATTTCTTTCTATCTGAGGATGATATTGGGAAGAACAGGGCTGCTGCTTGCGTTGAAAAGCTGCAAGAACTTAACAATGCTGTTCTTATATCTGCTCTGAAGGAAGAACTGACTACTGAACACCTTTCTAAGTTCCAGGTCTGTTAACTGTATTCTGTGTTAAATTTTGTTAGTACCATTCTTGTTCAATAGCAGTGACCATCGAGGTTAATAAAATAACTTTACTTATTTGAACTGTGCCTGAAATCAAGTGGGATGGTATTATGTGTTTAAGCTAATTTCTGTTTCGGATGGTAATAAGTAAATTCGCGCAGACCATATTCTGCATTTGATGTCAATATACTGACGAGTAATTGTTCCTCCTAATAGTGCCAAACTATTTTTCTTTCATAATACCCAGTAGAACTCCCCCTTTTTTTAGCTGAGAACTCATTTGTTTCACTGCATGTGTCATAGCTGATATATGGATGATCTATATATGCAGTGTACTTACTTGATCTTGTCAAGTGACCTGCATTCAGCTGTCCAGTTAGTAAGCTTGTGGGACTGAAGCTAATGTGAATAACTAAAGCTACATAGTTGGTCATCATCACACACTAATTAGTTGATAACATTTGCTGAATTTTTTGTTGCGGCATGTTTGTGTTTTATTATGAAACATGTACTCCTTAATGCGTATATGCTGACCGTGCCTCTTATTTGCAGGCTGTTGTTTTCACCAACTTAAGTCTAGACAAGGCGGTTGAATTTAATGATTACTGTCGTAGCCACCAGCCTCCAATTCCATTCATCAAAACAGAAGTCTGTGGTCTTTTTGGTAGCGTATTTTGTGACTTTGGGCCTAAGTTTACTGTTCTTGATGTTGATGGTGAAGATCCCCATACTGGTATAATTGCATCCATCAGCAATGACAATCCTGCAATGGTTTCCTGCGTTGATGATGAGCGCCTTGAATTCCAAGATGGTGATCTTGTTGTTTTCACAGAGGTCAGTGGGATGACAGAACTGAATGATGGCAAGCCCAGGAAGATAGTAGATGCAAGGCCATTTTCATTTTGCATCGAGGAGGATACACGTAACTTTGGCATTTATGCAAAAGGTGGGATTGTCACACAGGTGAAAGAACCAATGATCTTAGAGTTCAAGAGTCTGAGAGAATGTATAAAAGAACCAGGGAACTTCCTTTTGAGTGATTTCTCAAAGTACCAGCGTCCTCCGCTGCTTCACTTCGCATTTCTAGCCTTGGATAATTTCAGACAAAAGTTTGGGCGCTTCCCTGTTGCTGGTTGTGACCAGGATGCTCAAAAATTTGTGGAGTTTACTGCTTCTATTAACGAGGCTGCAATTGATTACAAGATGGATGAACTTGATGAGAAGCTGCTGCAACATTTTGCAAGTGGTTCTAGAGCTGTTCTGAACCCAATGGCTGCAATGTTTGGTGGTATTGTTGGTCAAGAAGTTGTGAAGGCTTGTTCCGGGAAATTTCACCCGCAGTACCAGGTCTGTGTGTCATGAACTGTAAAATATTTACGTTTATGATGTTCTGTTGGTTTTTgtctgattttcttctcttttttGCCAGTTCTTCTATTTTGACTCGTTAGAATCTCTGCCAACCTATGCATTGGACCCTAAAGACTTGAAGCCATTGAATAGCCGCTACGATGCTCAGATTTCTGTTTTTGGTTCTAAGCTTCAGAAGAAGATGCGGGACTCTAATATTTTTGTTGTGGGATCTGGTGCTCTTGGATGTGAATTCTTGAAGAACTTTGCTTTAATGGGGGTTTCTTGTGGCCGTAAAGGGAAGCTAACTATAACAGATGATGATGTCATTGAGAAAAGCAACTTGAGCCGGCAATTCCTGTTTCGTGATTGGAACATTGGACAGGCAAAATCTACAGTAGCCGCTACAGCTGCTAGTGCTATCAACTCCAGCCTCCATATTGATGCTCTTCAGAATCGTGCCTGTCCAGAGACTGAACATGTTTTCAATGATGCATTCTGGGAGGGCCTTGATGCTGTCATCAATGCACTTGATAATGTCAACGCTAGGATGTACATGGACATGCGATGCCTGTACTTCCAGAAACCACTCTTGGAATCTGGAACACTGGGTCCGAAATGTAATACACAGATGGTGATTCCTCACCTTACTGAAAACTATGGAGCTTCACGTGATCCTCCTGAGAAACAGGCACCAATGTGCACAGTTCATTCTTTTCCACACAATATTGACCATTGTCTAACATGGGCTCGCTCAGAGTTTGAGGGTCTGCTAGAGAAAACTCCAAATGAAGTGAACTCATTTATGTCTAATCCTGCTGAATATGCTGCTGCTATGAGAAAGGCAGGTGATGCTCAAGCCAGGGAATTGTTGGAGCGTGTACGTGAATGCCTTGACAAGGAGCGATGTGATAAATTTGAAGACTGCATAGCCTGGGCAAGACTGAAGTACGATATATCTCTTCTACATGCCCCTTTTGAATACAACAATTTGTTATTGGCTTTCTTCCACTTTCTTTTCGTCTTCCGCTATTTGAAGTTAAAATGGTTTCATTTTGATTATATTGCCATCAAATAGGACAGTATTTTTTGTGCTCCAGATGTCATGTCATAACATCTGGTTTCTTTTGGCAGGTTTGAAGATTACTTCTCTAATCGTGTGAAGCAGCTAACGTTCACATTTCCTGAAGATGCTGCCACTAGCACTGGTGCTCCTTTCTGGTCAGCCCCTAAGCGTTTCCCTTGCCCGGTGCAATTCTCAGCTGTTGATTCATCTCACATTCAATTTATACTGGCTGCTTCCATATTGAGAGCCGTGTCTTTCGGGATCCCCATACCGGACTGGGCGAAGAACATGGGTAATCTGGCTGATATAGTAAGTAAGGTTGCAGTGCCTGAATTTGAGCCAAAGAGTGGGGTTAAGATTGAAACAGATGAGAAGGCCACTAACCTCTCCAGTGCATCAGTTGACGATGCCGCTGTTATCGAAGACCTTTTAACCAAGCTGGAAGCATGTGCCAAGAAACTACCTTCAGGATTCCAAATGAAGCCCATTCAGTTTGAGAAGGTTAGCCTCTTTTTAACTACTTCTGATGTGTTAGAATAAGACTGTTTTCCCTTGCCCAGGCTGTTTAAGAACATCCTTAGTCGTTTCACACTAGAAAACAAACATACATCACTAATGCACATAGGTGCATTTTTGGTAAGCAAAAACATCAACAGGGATTATGTAATTCAGTCACGTTTCTTTCTGTTATGCATTGAGTTACAGAACTTAGTTGCTAGTACCTGTCTTCTCCCTTGTTGCTAGTAGTAATATATTCTCCACTTCTGCCCAGATACATTGAGGATAAGTAACTTCACAGTTCTTTAAGAACAAGTGTTTTCTGTATGCGCCTCTCCACTTATCCTTCCATGTTGGTCTATATTCTATTTGTGTGCGCTTCTGTTTTATGTGCTGGTACCGTAAAGATGGTCAATACTGTGATTGCCTGTGTCAAATAGCTGCTGTTGACTATATTCTTAATAACTTACTTCCTTATTTCTGGTATGAGGCATGAGGCATGCAATTATAACTTATGGGCATTTGTTTAATTTCAGTTCTCAAAATATCTTCTGACGTACCACTGTAAAAGGGCAGAAATAATCAAATATTTAAGGCTATGCTCTTTCTTCACTAGTTCTGGTTACACACCACATGTTTCTTTTGCAGGATGATGATACAAATTTCCACATGGACTTGATTGCTGGTCTTGCTAATATGCGTGCGAGAAACTATGGTATTCAAGAGGTTGACAAGCTGAAGGCCAAGTTCATTGCAGGAAGAATCATTCCAGCTATTGCAACTACGACAGCCATGGCCACAGGCCTTGTGTGCCTTGAGCTGTACAAGGTTCTGGCAGGTGACCACCCAGTTGAAGACTACCGCAATACGTTTGCCAACCTGGCACTACCAATGTTCTCCATGGCTGAACCTGTACCGCCCAAGGAGATGAAGCATCAAGACATGAGATGGACAGTATGGGACCGATGGTCTATCAAGGGCAACATTACTGTCGCAGAACTCCTGAAGTGGTTAAGCGACAAGGGCCTGACTGCTTACAGCGTCTCCTGTGGCACATCCTTGCTGTACAACACCATGTTCCCGAGGCACAAGGATCGACTGAAGAGGAAGATGGTGGATGTCGCCCAGGAGGTGGCTAAGGTAGATGTTCCAGCATACAGGAAGCATTTTGATGTTGTTGTGGCTTGCGAGGATGATGACGGGAACGACATTGATATTCCTCTTATCTCCATTTACTTCCGATAGGCAGGCGCTGTCACTCTATTGTGAGGATAGATGATGAGTGTGAAAAGAATTCCTGTGGAGAGATGTTTGAAACTTTCCTAAACTCTTCTTAGTCGGCTTATGCATTGGTAGCCTAGTGATCGCTGATGGTGTTAGCGTCCATCTCCCTAGCGTTTTGTGTGGGTCGTTCCGCTCTGTTTTGTTGCATGCCAACTATTTGCAGGTGTGCGATGCTGTCTGATGATGTTTTAATGAATGGATCAAAACCTCAGGGTAACATTGGGTTGATGTTTTGGGATGGCTACATGCATATGGTAGTTCAGTTGTCTTTTACCTCATCATCAGTTTCACTTGCAAATAGTTTTCTAAATAAAAAGAAAGCTTCTTGCTAGTTATCCCATTATGCATTTGTCCTCGCAACTCTTTATCCTTGAGTTGAGGTGTCATGTAGTTgtgcatagataggttagggtacACTGGTCAGCTGGCAGTTTTAGTTTTGCTACAACCTTTACGTGTTTAGAGCATCTCTACAAACAGCTAGAGGAGGATAAATTATACCCCTCGGCCTCAAAAGTGAGGTCAACTCCCCCAAATATACTTGCCCGGTGCCTCCCGGAGTAAAAGTTTTGCTCCCCTGTCTCCCGTTCGAGTGGCCACCACCGATGCCCTTGATATTGGCCGTAATGGAGAGGCAAGACCCTTTCGCCACCCCGCCAACCACCACCGCTGGCGCGACCCCACCGGAAACGACCCCTGCTTTGCTGCCCGCACCAAGAGGTTGGGCACCAAAAACCTTCTTCGTGCCACCACATAGCCAACCAGTGCCGACAGGAAGGTCGGCGGCCAAGGCCGCTCGTCTCCGGCGACGGTTGGTCACCTTCCCGCTGCTTTGGTCGCAGGCAAGCGAGCAAGGAAGCCGACTGCGTTGCTCGCTGAGGAGgtggtgaagaagaggaagaaagaaggcggctccggtgcctcctcacCTGTCG is a genomic window containing:
- the LOC123092437 gene encoding ubiquitin-activating enzyme E1 3-like → MLPTKRADGAEDSGDAAAKKARVGESAAEAGSEAMVAGEPVGGGSNGNGVAEIDEDLHSRQLAVYGRETMRLLFASNVLVSGLNGLGAETAKNLALAGVKSVTLHDVENVDMWDLSGNFFLSEDDIGKNRAAACVEKLQELNNAVLISALKEELTTEHLSKFQAVVFTNLSLDKAVEFNDYCRSHQPPIPFIKTEVCGLFGSVFCDFGPKFTVLDVDGEDPHTGIIASISNDNPAMVSCVDDERLEFQDGDLVVFTEVSGMTELNDGKPRKIVDARPFSFCIEEDTRNFGIYAKGGIVTQVKEPMILEFKSLRECIKEPGNFLLSDFSKYQRPPLLHFAFLALDNFRQKFGRFPVAGCDQDAQKFVEFTASINEAAIDYKMDELDEKLLQHFASGSRAVLNPMAAMFGGIVGQEVVKACSGKFHPQYQFFYFDSLESLPTYALDPKDLKPLNSRYDAQISVFGSKLQKKMRDSNIFVVGSGALGCEFLKNFALMGVSCGRKGKLTITDDDVIEKSNLSRQFLFRDWNIGQAKSTVAATAASAINSSLHIDALQNRACPETEHVFNDAFWEGLDAVINALDNVNARMYMDMRCLYFQKPLLESGTLGPKCNTQMVIPHLTENYGASRDPPEKQAPMCTVHSFPHNIDHCLTWARSEFEGLLEKTPNEVNSFMSNPAEYAAAMRKAGDAQARELLERVRECLDKERCDKFEDCIAWARLKFEDYFSNRVKQLTFTFPEDAATSTGAPFWSAPKRFPCPVQFSAVDSSHIQFILAASILRAVSFGIPIPDWAKNMGNLADIVSKVAVPEFEPKSGVKIETDEKATNLSSASVDDAAVIEDLLTKLEACAKKLPSGFQMKPIQFEKDDDTNFHMDLIAGLANMRARNYGIQEVDKLKAKFIAGRIIPAIATTTAMATGLVCLELYKVLAGDHPVEDYRNTFANLALPMFSMAEPVPPKEMKHQDMRWTVWDRWSIKGNITVAELLKWLSDKGLTAYSVSCGTSLLYNTMFPRHKDRLKRKMVDVAQEVAKVDVPAYRKHFDVVVACEDDDGNDIDIPLISIYFR